TCCTCTCGGTATTGCCATACGCGCTGGCATAGTAGATCAGCAACTGGCGCGGCTCATTCACAGGCAGCGGTTCAGACCATTTCTCATAGGCGGCAAGGTATTTTGACAGATCCTGGCGCAGGATGGGTCCATGGCTGGGAGCGATCATGGTGAACTGGAGCTCGTTGATTTTATTCAGGCTGTTACGCACCATCTTTTTAAAGGGCCGCATAATGGTGCCGAAGTAGTGCGCAAAGTCACTCCAGCTGTCGCGGGTAATCTCGTCATTGAAGAGGTGGCTGTCGCAAAAATGGGCTCCGAAGAGATCGCAGGTAAAGAGAATCTCTGCTTCAGGCTGCAGCGTGATCATGGTGTCGGGCCAATGGATGAAGGGGGCGGGGAAAAACTGCAATTGTTTGCCGCCGAGGTCAATGGTCTCGCCGTTTTCGACCGTACGGATGCGAACCGGCCGATTGAGGACATTCTGGACGTATCGGGCGGCCGGTTTCGAGCAGATCACCTCGGCTTGAGGAGCCTTGTCGAGAAGGGCGGCCAGGCTGCCGGAGTGGTCCATCTCGTTATGCTGGATCACAATATAGGCTATCTCTGAATAATCGGTCAGTTCGGCGATATGTTCGAGATAGGGCTGGGAGAACTTGTCCTTGACCGTATCGATGATCGCTACCTTTTCCCCCTTGATCAAATAACTGTTGTAGGTGGTGCCGTTCTTGGTCTGCATGATAATGTCAAAGATACGCAGATCGGGATGAAGAGCGCCGATCCAGTAGATATCCGGCTTTATCAATACAGGCTTCATATCCTATCCTCCCAAATTCTTTAGCTCAATAACTCCACAAAGGCAGAAAATATTTCAAGGCCGATCAAGCCCGCTCGATTTTGATTTTGTATCCTTCAAGTCTGATCTCCTCGACCCTGCAGCTGCCGGCATCCACATCGTTGACACCGATGACATCGGAGTGATGAAAGCAGGTGGTGAGCGCCTCTTCCGGTGAACGGGCGACCCGGAGATTCCAGCAAGGATTGTGGCCGAGGTGATAGACCAGATAGAGTTTCAATTCATCCATTTTGTGGCTCCTGATCACGTTTGTTTTTTGAACGTTTCCGATAGTCGTCGATCGCTGCCTTGAGGGCATCTTCGGCAAGGACACTACAATGCATCTTGATTTTCGGCAAGCCGCCGAGGGCCTTGGCTACCGCCTTATTGGAGATCTGCAGGGCTTCGTCGAGACTTTTGCCCTTGACCAGTTCGGTGACCATGGAACTGGTGGCAATCGCGGCGCCGCAGCCAAAGGTCTTGAATTTGGCATCGGTGATATGACCATTCTCGATGCGCAGAGTGAGTTTCATGACGTCACCACAGGCCGGATTGCCGACGATGCCGACGCCGTCGGCGTCTTCAATCATCCCGACATTGCGAGGGTGTTCGTAATGATCCATCACCGCTTCGGTATATTCATCCCAGGCATCCATTCAGATTCCTCAATGGTTGTGATGATCGTGCGCACCCCAGGCGAAATTTTCGATGTCGATGCCCTCCTTGGCCATATCATAGAGGGGCGACATTTCACGGAGGCGCCTGACGTGGGTTTCGAGCAAATCGAGTAAAATCTCTATATGTTCGCGGGTATTGCTGCGGCCGAGGCCGAAACGGATGGAGCAGTGCGCCAGGGTCTCTGGGACATTCAGCGCCCGCAGGACATAGGAGGACTGCAGGGAGGTCGAGGTGCAGGCGGAACCGGACGAAAGGGCGATCCCGCGGCAGGCCAGCATCAAGGACTCGCCTTCGACGAACGAGAAGCTGTAGTTCAGGTTGTTGGGCAGACGCTGAGTGGGATGGCCGTTGAGCACGACTCGATCGATGCGGCTTTCGATGCCTTTACGGAGCATCTCGCGCAATTCTATCAGCCGGGCGCTCTCGGCGGTCATATCGCGTCGAGCCATCAGAGCGGCGCGGCCTAGGCCGACGATGCCGGGGACGTTGAGGGTACCGGAGCGCATGCCGGACTCGTGTCCGCCGCCATGGAAGAGGGGTTGGAGCCGAATCCCCTTGCGGATATAGAGGGCACCCACTCCTTTGGGGCCATAGATCTTGTGACCGGAGATCGACAGCAGATCGATCTGGTCGCGGACCACCTGGATATCGATCTTGCCAAGCGCTTGAACCGCGTCTGTATGAAAAAGGATGCCGCGAGAGCGTGCGATAGCGCCGATGGCGGCCAGCGGCTGGGTGGTGCCGATCTCGCTGTTGGCCGCCTGGATGGAGATGAGGAAAGTATCCGACCGGATCAGCTGCTCCAGTGCGGCCAGATCGACGACGCCGTAGCGGTCGACGGGCGCTAGAGAGACATCAAATCCCTGTTCCTGTAAAAATTGAGCGGTATCGAGTATGGCCTTGTGTTCAATGGCCAGGGTTATGATATGGCCGGAGCGTTCCGGTCGCTGCAGTGCCAGGCCCTTGAGGACGAGGTTGTCCGATTCGGTGGCGCCGCTGGTGAAGATGATCTCGTCGCTGCGTTCGGCAGAGATCATCGCCGCGACCTCTTCCCGAGCGTTTTCAACGGCCGCGCGGGCGCGGCGGCCGAAATCATGGGTACTGCTCGAGGGATTGCCGAATTCCGTGGTGAGATACGGCATCATCGCCTCAAGGACCTCCGGCTCGAGGGGGGTGGTAGCGTGATGGTCCATATAGATAGGTTTCATAACACTCCTCACAAAGATCCTGCAGCGGATTGGCCCGCTCTCCAGGGGCTTGCTGCCGCCTAAAAATAGCAAATTAAACCGTGTTAATCAAGAACCGAATCTTATGCAACCTGAAATAAGGCCGCCAGCCGAAAAAAAACCGCCTCCGATCGGCAAGGATCGCAAGGCGGTTCTGATGGATGCAACTCCGTAGCGTCCAGAGGAGAGCCGCGTCCTCACCAGGTGGAATTCACATTTTTGGCAGAAGCCACTTCGCGATAGATCGCTTCTTCCGCATTTTGTGCCAGGGGCTGTTCGAGATTCAGCGGCTCGCAAAACGATGATTCGAGCAGGACGATGTGCTGTTCCTCTTCGAGGGCGAGGTCGCGGAAGAGCTGGCGCATATCACTTTCGTACATTCGGCGCGAAACCGTCACGAAAAAGTTGCGGATCTCGCTCTCATTTTTCTTGGCGTTGCGGATGACCTCGTTCGGATCGTCGCTGCAGGGGATCAGGGTGCCCAGCTTGTGTTTCTTGCCAAGATTGAGATAGAGGATCTTCTTGCCGCAGATGGCACTGTATTTACGAATGAGCTGTACGCGGTGGCTCTCTTCTTTTGCGGCCAGGCCCAGAAGAATGGCGATAGCGTCGTCGTTTTTAATCAAGGCTGCCGCTCTCTCGTAATACATCTTTATATCCATCTCGCACTGAATCGCCATTTTCAGAGCGTCCACAGCGCTCAATGTTCCGATCTTGTTCATATAATACCAACCTCCTTCCGGGCATGGCGCATTCCGCCATGCCTGATATCACATTGTATCATCAATATGGAGCCGAATTGCCATTTCTTTTTAAAATAGATATAATGTACAAAATAAAATTAAAATATCAAACAAATTCGGTACAATTTTTGATAGTACGCACGTTCACAATGCTCCCTCCCACACCGGACGAAAATACCCGTCTGCTCTTCTTTCTCTAACGAATCTGCCGGCCCGGGGTTCCATTTCCCGCCGTACCCAAACAAAAATCCTTCGTCCCGGCTGGGACGAAGGATCGATGGAATACAATATTCTGGATGCGGCAGCGGCTAATAGGCTTCCTCCTTTCGGTTCAGATAAATCGCGGGATTGAAGCGCGGATCGTTGTACATTTTGTACTGGCGGTAGACCTTGTGGCGTTTGCGCACCTGGCGCAATTCGAGGAAGAGTTTGTCCAGAGCTACCGCCAGATCCTGGCGCTGTTCGCGCAATACATTGCCGCGGATCTCGCACAGCTCCTTGAGATCAGGCGAGAGATCTTCGCGCTGTGCCTGTTCATCCATGTGAAAGATTTTAAGGGAGAGAATGGAGAGCCGGTCGATCATGCTGCCGGGGGTTTCGGAATTGAGTTCCACATCCCCGCCCGGATTGATTCCGGCCGCGTTGAGAACGTTGTCGATCCAGAGGTCAATGGTTTCGATGCCGTCGTTGCGCTGCTGGTTATGCAGGTCGATGGCGCGTTTGGCAGCAGCGATGGCCTTGTCAGCGACGTCCGTCCGCCGCGCTTCGTCTTCCTGGTGCCAGAGCCAGTAGTTGTGATAGTGAAGGGCCTGGGTCATCCCCTTGGGAGAAAGGCGGTCATCCGGCGGAATGGGGCCGGTCTCATGCCAGAGTTGGGTGAGGTCCTCAAACCATTCGATCAGGCTCATTCCTGAGAACGGTGCGAAGATATCAGTCAAGGATGCCACATGGACTCCTGGGTTCTGCGTCCAGCATTTAATCGATTTCATCGGTCAGGGTAGCCGCTGGGTCCGGACGGCAGCGGCGCCTTCCCGATACACTCTCTGGGCTTAATGTACTATCAAAGGTTTGAAAACGCAAGCGAAATTGTGCAAAATGGTGGCCTGCTCCTTTTCAACGCCAGACCTGTTTGCAGACGCGGAGGAAATTACCCCCGAGGATCTTCTCGACCTCCACACGATTATAGCCGTGTTTGAGCAGTTCCACCGTAAGGTTGGACAGATCGGCGGTGGAACGCAAACCGGCGGGCAGCGAATCGCTGACGCCGTCGAAATCAGAGCCCAGCGCTACATAGTCGATGCCGACCAGATGAACGATGTAATCAATATGAGCGATCACGGTGGCAATGGTCGCTGGTCTTCCGGAAGCGGCGATGAAGGGGGGATAAAAGATCACGCCGATCACCCCGCCCCCGGCGGCAATAGCCCGGATCTGGTCATCGCTGAGATTGCGTTTGTGAGCGCGCAGTCCGGCGGTCCCGGTATGGCTGTCGATAATGGGATTGCGGGTGGTAGCCAGGATATCCTCGATGGTTTTGGGACCGGCATGGGCCACGTCAATCAATATCCCCAGGGAATCGCAAGCCCGGACGACCCTACGGCCGAAATCAGAGAGCCCCACCGTATATTTGTTAAGGTCATCGCAAGAAGCGGCCCAACGGGTGCTGTTATTCCAGGTGAAGGTGAAAATCCGCATCCCGCGGTGATAAAGGTCATACAGTTTGTTGAGATCATCCTCGATCACATGACCACCCTCGACGCCGATGATATAGTCGACGGCCTGGGTGGCTGCACCGATCTCCTCAGCGCGGAGCACAGGCTGCAAACCCCCGGCAGTCATGGAGACTTCACTTTCGAGCCGGTCGAACATGTCGAGGGCGACATTGAAAGGATGGGTGGGGTATGCATCGGGATCGACCCAGACGGCCAGCACCTGCAGATCGATGCCTCCCTCTCGCATCCGCGGAAGATCGGTTTGCCACCAGCTGTGACGGTCAACAAGGTGGTAGGAGGCGTCGCCGATCATGCGTTCGAGAATATCATTATGGAGGTCGGCTACCAGAGTGTGATCGTGAATGTGCTCGAGTGTCCGCGGTATGTACTCGCTGCCGCTCAGTCCCGTCTCCAGGGTATCGGGGCAGTAGCCGAAGCTGCTGAAGGTAAGGCGATAGATCCCGCTCTTCGCGATTTCGGCCATCTCGCCGGCGGATTGCACTTCCCCCCCGCCCGCGGCAAAGGAACCCAGCCCGCCCCCACCGCCGCCGTCCAGTTGCACCATCTTGCCGCGCAGAGTCTGATTTTCGAAGTGTAGGAGGTAAAAGTAGAGGCCGGCCGCACCACGCGCGGACCATGGGATGCGGTGCGCGCCGGCGTCGAGAGACGCGGTGCGCGCGTCCACCAGCCGCCCGAGCGCGTCGTAGACCTCCAGCCGGACTGTACCGCTCCGCGGCAGAGAGAAGGAAATCGTGGTGGAGGGGTTGAACGGGTTGGGATAGTTGGCGTGGAGCTGCGCCTGCCGGGGCAGATGGGAGACGTCATTTTGCTCGATGCTCGTGATCAGCAGGCTCCAAGTCCCATCAGCGCCGGTGCGTACACTGTCGATGGTGCCACTCTCCAGGGGCTCGAGCGTGACCAGGGCCTTGGCCAGAGGGGTGCCATCCTTGCGGTCGGTGATCTTGCCGCTGATGGTCTGCGCCGTCAAGGGTGCAGTCAGGCCGAGAAGAATTACTAGCAGGGTGCGCGATGACATGGGCAGCTCTCTCTTATGGTCAGAGTCAGGGCGATGCAAGCCTTTTATCCACAGTTTGGATGCTCCAATATACAACTTTTTAACCGTTATGCAAAGGATGCATCGCTCGCAGAGAATTCAAATTGTATTTTATCTTAATTTTGTTTATGTTTTGCCTCAAACACGAGCCGCATCTTATATTGCCCGGGACCGATTCTTGGAAACCCTATTACTGGAAAAGCTCTTCCGGAAGTGCTATTCTGAAATTCCGGACCGCATCAACCCTCTCAAGGGGGACGGTTCCGAGCGGCGCATCTATCGCATGCAGAACGTCTATCGTTCGGTCATCGGCGTCGCCGGCGACAATCGTCCCGAGAATGAGGCTTTTTGTTCTTTCAGTGCCCACTTCGCCCGTTTTCATCTTCCGGTGCCGGCGATTTACGCCCTGGAGTTGGAGAACGGGATCTACCTGGAGCAGGATCTGGGATTTTTTACTCTTTTTGAATGGATGCAGCCGATCCGCGAGCGCGAGGGATTCAGTCCTGCCATTGTCGCCATGTATCAGAAAGTGCTCTCCTGGCTGCCGCACTTTCAGATCACCGCAGGCCGCACGCTCGATTACAGCTATTGTTACCAGCACGCCCGGTTCGGCCGTGAATCGATGCTGTGGGATCTCCGCTACTTTCAGCATCGGTTCCTCGTCAACTTTTACCGTCAGCCGCTGGATTCCCAGGCCCTGGGCCGGGATTTTGTACGCCTAGCTGATCATCTGCTTGAAGAGCCCACGGATTATTTTCTCTACCGAGATTTTCAGTCGCGCAATGTCATGATCCTGGACAATGAGCCCCATTTCATCGACTATCAATCCGGCCGCCGAGGGGCCCTGGAGTACGATGTCGCCTCCCTCCTCTTCGATGCCAAGGCCAACATCCCGCAGCCCGTTCGGGAGGCGCTGCTTGACCATTATCTTGGCGTGTTGCGCGAGGTCGAGCCGGTAGATGAGGAGCGGTTCCGGCGCTATTTTTACAGTTTTGTGCTCGTGCGCGTCCTGCAGGCTTTAGGGGCGTACGGCTATCTGGCCTCAGTCAAGGGGAAGAAGAACTTTTTAAAATCGGTGCCCTTTGCCCTGGCCAATATTGAAATCCTGCTGGAAAAGGCGGAGATTCTGGAAGAGCTGCCCATACTGCAGCGAATCCTCCTCGACCTCGTTGCCGAGCCGGCGCTGCGGCAATTCTGACCTCTTGGATGGACGGCCCATGGCTAAAAGGTTGACGATCACGATTTACAGCTTCGGTTACCATGTATCCGGGATTCCACCTGATCCCGGCGGTCACGGCGGCGGATTCGTTTTCGATTGCCGGGGTCTCCCCAATCCTGGTCGTCATCCGGATTTTATGTGTTTGACCGGCGAAGACGCCGAAGTGCAGCGCTATCTGGAGGCGCAGCCGGACGTGGGCCGTTTTATCGACCATGCTGCGGCTCTGATTGAGATCAGCGCCGCCAGCTATACGGCGCGGGGATTCGAGCGGCTGATGGTCAGCTTTGGCTGCACCGGCGGCCAGCATCGTTCAGTTTTCTGCGCCATAGGCGTCGCGGCGCGTTTGCGAGCGGCGGGGTATCACGTACAAGTCATCCATCTGGATAAACCGGATTTTTCATGAACGCGATGATTCTGGCGGCGGGCTTCGGCACACGTCTGCATCCCCTCACCCAAAATCGGCCCAAGGCCCTAGTCCCGCTGGCGGATCACCCCCTGCTCGAGATCAGCCTGCGGCGGCTGATGGCGGCCGGTTTTGACCGGATCGCGGTCAACGCGCATCATTTTGCCGAGCAGGTGCGCGAATGGCTCGCCGGGCACCCCTATCCCGGCGCGCAGATCTATCTCGAAGAGGAGAGTGAAATCCTCGGCACCGGCGGCGGCATTGCAGGGATGATTCCGCTGCTCGGCAGCGATCAGCCCATCCTGGTCCATAACGTCGATGTCCTCTCCACCCTCCCGCTGCGATCGTTTTACGACGCGCATCGCCGTCTCGAGCCGGAGGCGACCCTGGCGATCCAGCAGCGGAAGACCGAACGGTACTTGGTATTCGATGATCAGGCGCGACTCTGCGGCCGGGCCAGTGCGGAGCGGCATAATCAGGAGCTGATCTGCACCCCCCGCGGCCAACTCCACTATTTCGCTTTCAATGGCATCCAGGTCATCGAGCCCCGGCTCTTCCTGAACGCTCCTACCCACGCCTTCTCCAGCATCGATCACTATCTGGAGGCTGCGGCGGCAGGGGCGCGCATCATCGGTCTGAGGATGGATGAATGGTATTGGCGCGATCTGGGCCGGCCCGCCGATCTTGAAGCGGCAGCCGAAGATATTACCGGGGGTCTGGTATCGGTTGACTAAGGCAGGGTTCAGGCGTCAGGCTCAACGGCTTCCCAGGCCGATTCGATCTGACGCCGCAAGGCTTCTTTTTTCTCCGCGGGCAGAAACGCCCCTTCCACGCCATTCAGGACAATCTTACGCAGCTCCGCAGTCGTCAAATCAAAACTCTTTTGTGCGAGACGGTACTCATCGGTAAGGGTCACCTGAAAGACCTCGGGGTCGTCGGTATGCAGAGCGACCAGGAGCCCCTGGCGCAGAAAACAGGGGAAGGGATGCTGTGCAATTCCGGGGACCACGTTGAGTCGCAGATTGCTGCTGAGGCACTGGGTGAGAGGGATCTTTTCTGCCCGAAGGCGTTCGACCAGCGCCGGGTCCTCCATGGCGCGGGTGCCATGGTCGATCCGTTCCGCCTGGAGCAAGTCAAGGGCATCACGAACGCTCTCCGGGCCGCGCGCCTCGCCGGCATGGACCGTGCGGTGCAAGCATGCCTCGGTCGCGATGGCGAAGGTCCGAATAAATCCTGACTGCGGGAAGAGCGATTCATCCCCCGAAAGGCCGACGCCGGCGATCAGGGGATGGTCGAGGCGGGCCACCTGTTCCACCAGCGCCGCGGTTTTTTCGTCTCCATGGGAGCGCTGCAAATTGACGATCATGCGGGCCTGGATCTGCGGTGCGACTTGCCGCGTACAGAGATCGATCAGATCCACCGTCTCGGCCAAGTCAAAACCGAGGTCGAGATACTTCTGCAAGGCGCAATCAAACTCGACATAAAGAACGTTCTGATTGATCAGGGTCTGCAGCAGCTCACGAACGATCCTCTGCAAATCACCCGGCTGCTGCAGATGGTTTGATACGGTTCGCATGGCGGTGACGAACTGGCTGAGGTCCTCGAAGCGGTAGAGGCGTTCGACCTCGGCACTGCTCTTCGGTACATACCGCGCTCGATTGCGCTGCATCAGGGCAATAGCGGTCGCCGGTTGGATGGATCCCTCAAGATGAACATGCAGCTCGATCTTCGGCATCCGCCAGATGTAATCATTCTCCTGTTCCACTTCTCTTCCTCTTCCCCGGGCAATCCCGCGGCAAATGGCTTCTCCTAGCAACTAATATAGAATAAAAGAGCTGAAATAGCCAGAATAAAGTTATAAAAACGTGACCTTTTCCACAATCAGGGAGACGGCGCCGAATTGTTCATCTACTTTGCCATAGAGCACAAAGGGTCGTTTGGCGGTCATGCGATGGGCGAACTGTTCGTAGGCCCTTGGGAAAAAGGTTGTTTCGTAGATAGCGGTCGTATCCTCAAAGCTGAGGAATTCCATCAATTCCCGGTTCTTTGTCGTCGCCAGTTTGGCGGTTATCAGCCAGCCGATGGTGGTCACCCGTTCGCCGACATACTTCTCCAGATCGCAGCCGCGCACGTGGCGAATGCACGCCATACGCGCCCGATAAAGCTCAAGCGGATGAGCCGAGAGCAGGAATCCGAGAATCTCCTCCTCCATGCGCAGCACATCACGGGCTGAATAGTGCGGGGGCTGCGGCAAATGCGCTGTCTCGAAGGGTTCATTCTCGAAGAGAGAGAGGGTTGCCTGAGGTTTTTCGGACCGGCGGATGGAAAACTGGCGGAGCTGCCAGAGCAGCTGCGGACGGCTTTTTCCCGCCTCGAGGCCATCAAAGCAGCCCGCCTTGATGAGCAGAGCGGCATCGGCTGGTGTAATGGCCGTCCGTTTGAGGAAATCGGCCAGGCTCTCGAAGGGGCCCCGGCGAGCGCGTTCGGCCAACAGAGCCTCCCTCCCCTCGCGTGTGAGCGACTTGAGCTGCATCAGCCCGACGCGCACCTGGCGCCCCTTTCCGGTATACACGGCGCTGCTCTGGTTGATATCCGGGGGCAGAATCTCCAATCCCATGCGTCGCGCTTCGGAGATATAAGCGAAAGTGGAGTAATAGCCGCCCTGATTGCTGATCACCGCTGCGATGAATTCCGCCGGATAGTGAGCGCGCAGCCAGGCGGACTGGAAGGAGACCAGCGCGAAGGAGGCCGAATGAGGTTTGCAAAAGCTGTATTCGGCAAAGCTTAAGATCATCGCCCAGATCTGGTCGCACACCTCCGGTGTGGCGCCGTGCCGGGCTGCCCCGGCATAGAACCGCTCCTGATATTCGGCCAGCTGCCGCTGCTTATGCTTCTTGCCGATCACCTTGCGCAGCCCGTCGGCCGCGGAGGCATCAAAATCGGCTAAGGCGATGGCGACCTTGGAGACATCCTCCTGGTAGACCATGATGCCATAGGTCTCCTTGAGCAACGACTCCAGCCGCGGATGGAGGGGCTGCCAGCAGCCGCCATTGAGGCGCCGGACGTATTCGTTGATGTAGATCGCAGCGGCCGGACGGATGATTGAGCTGTGGATGACCAGGTGTTCAAAATCGCCCTTGCCGGTCTTGCGTTGCAGCTGGCGCATGGCGGGCGATTCGACATAAAAGACGCCGATGGTATCGCCCCGCGCCAGCAAATCCTGTGTAGCCGGGTCCTCGAGGGGATTGATGCGGCGAAAATCGATCTCAAGACCATAATTTTCGCGGATGGCAGCGCGGGCGTCGCGGATGACCGCCAGCGAGCGGTTGCCGAGGATGTCCATTTTGACCAGCCCCATCTCTTCGGCCTGATCCTTCTCCCATTGCACAACCATCACGCGGCTGACATCATGCGGCAGGCCACGATCTCCCGCCTTCGCTGCGTCGGAGCGCTGGAGGATCTTTTTCGCCGGCTGCAGGGGGACATAGCGGTCAAGGCCGTCCGGAGCGATGACAACCCCGCCGCAGTGGACGGAGAGATGTCGGGGGAAGCCGCGGATGCGCTCGGCCAGCCTGAGGATCTCAGGCCATGGCGCCTGCAGTTCAGTGCCCCGAAAAACGGGATGGGTGTGGATCATGGTTTCGATGCTGCCGGGTTGCCAGTAGCTGGTCATCTTTTTGGTGACCGCCCCGATCTCGGCATCCGGAAGGCCATAGACTTTGGCGATCTCGCGCACCGCCGACCGAGCCTTGAAGCAGTTGTGATTGGCGATCATCGCCACACAGCTTTGCCCCCAAGTGCGAAAGAGGTAGTCGAGGATGTCATCGCGCTCATCCCAGGGAAAGTCGACATCAATATCGGGCGGATCGCTGCGGCCGGGGTTTAGGAAACGCTCGAAGAACAGATCGTAGCGAATGGGATCGACATGGGTGATGCCGAGGCAATAGCTGACCAGGCTGGAGGCTGCCGAACCCCGGCCGCAGGTGCGCGGCGC
This portion of the bacterium genome encodes:
- a CDS encoding DNA polymerase III subunit alpha yields the protein MDYVPLHLHSHYSLCRGANTIPEICAAAVRLGFSHLALTDTNGLYGLGFFLDEARQQHLQPLVGAHLQSSGANAIVLAKNLHGYHTLCRLITAIHCEERARLDQLLGPPDPDIVILIPEVPLLQTLLAGGARENLYAELVPYAGREPLLRFARQHHIPVAASCAAWFLNDADYPVHRLLRAIDLNTTLERIPAAEAASPHARLLSPREMEVRFPDAPEALENTREIARQCTFDLDFGRFIFPAFTGPNGEEAQAWLREQVTAGARWRYGEITPAVAQRMDYELDLINTKGFAPYFLVVADAVHQAPRTCGRGSAASSLVSYCLGITHVDPIRYDLFFERFLNPGRSDPPDIDVDFPWDERDDILDYLFRTWGQSCVAMIANHNCFKARSAVREIAKVYGLPDAEIGAVTKKMTSYWQPGSIETMIHTHPVFRGTELQAPWPEILRLAERIRGFPRHLSVHCGGVVIAPDGLDRYVPLQPAKKILQRSDAAKAGDRGLPHDVSRVMVVQWEKDQAEEMGLVKMDILGNRSLAVIRDARAAIRENYGLEIDFRRINPLEDPATQDLLARGDTIGVFYVESPAMRQLQRKTGKGDFEHLVIHSSIIRPAAAIYINEYVRRLNGGCWQPLHPRLESLLKETYGIMVYQEDVSKVAIALADFDASAADGLRKVIGKKHKQRQLAEYQERFYAGAARHGATPEVCDQIWAMILSFAEYSFCKPHSASFALVSFQSAWLRAHYPAEFIAAVISNQGGYYSTFAYISEARRMGLEILPPDINQSSAVYTGKGRQVRVGLMQLKSLTREGREALLAERARRGPFESLADFLKRTAITPADAALLIKAGCFDGLEAGKSRPQLLWQLRQFSIRRSEKPQATLSLFENEPFETAHLPQPPHYSARDVLRMEEEILGFLLSAHPLELYRARMACIRHVRGCDLEKYVGERVTTIGWLITAKLATTKNRELMEFLSFEDTTAIYETTFFPRAYEQFAHRMTAKRPFVLYGKVDEQFGAVSLIVEKVTFL